In a genomic window of Algoriphagus halophilus:
- a CDS encoding DUF6090 family protein codes for MIKFFRRIRQKLLTENKFSKYLIYAIGEIILVVIGILIAIQLNDFNGDRKEREKELSFLQKLKDDINLDIQNLILRDSILAVYQSNQEKGWKLFLEAKSVNDILTVDSLIQFRWRSFTVSRKTYDEMINTSGIYIITNKNLLNELSDHYDLIEVYQQNFREINEDSRHYYKASNLDSFDFLKRHYRDPSSDITRIDTAWISNHNSPSYLSLARFYSHVIDAVNGVQRNYITEIIANSKKMVAEIEQELRKNNIQN; via the coding sequence ATGATAAAATTCTTTAGAAGAATTAGGCAAAAATTACTTACTGAAAATAAATTCAGCAAGTATCTGATTTATGCTATCGGTGAGATCATACTTGTCGTAATCGGTATTCTAATTGCCATTCAGCTAAATGATTTTAACGGAGATAGAAAAGAACGTGAAAAGGAATTGTCCTTTCTTCAAAAGTTGAAAGATGATATCAATTTGGATATTCAGAATTTAATATTGAGAGATTCCATTTTAGCTGTTTATCAATCCAATCAAGAAAAAGGGTGGAAATTATTTCTTGAAGCAAAATCAGTAAATGACATTTTAACCGTAGATTCTCTTATTCAATTCCGTTGGCGAAGTTTTACAGTAAGTAGAAAGACCTATGATGAAATGATTAATACCAGTGGTATTTACATTATTACGAATAAGAATTTGCTAAATGAGTTGAGTGATCATTATGATTTAATAGAGGTGTATCAACAAAATTTTAGAGAGATTAATGAGGATTCACGGCATTATTATAAAGCCTCCAATTTAGACTCTTTTGATTTTCTAAAGAGGCACTATAGAGATCCATCATCCGATATTACAAGGATTGATACTGCCTGGATCAGCAATCATAATTCACCTTCTTATTTATCCTTGGCTAGATTCTATAGTCATGTAATAGACGCTGTTAATGGAGTACAGCGAAATTACATCACAGAAATAATTGCAAATAGCAAAAAAATGGTAGCTGAAATAGAACAGGAATTAAGAAAAAATAATATCCAAAATTAA
- a CDS encoding NAD(P)-dependent oxidoreductase gives MTILVVGASGATGKHVVEQLLKDQQKVRVIVRSPDKLPEHWKKNEQLSIIQGSVSDFTVNEMAEYIQGCQAVASCLGHSVNLKGLYGKPRRLVTDTVELLSHAIKKNDAGKPVKFVLMNTSGNRDRDLDEPISKRERLAIALLRLVLPPHVDNEKAADYLRTQVGQNSNFMEWVAVRPDGLVNEEHVTEYEVYPSPIRSAIFDAGTVSRINVGHFMAKLMEDQELWNKWKGQMPVIYSKTS, from the coding sequence ATGACAATATTGGTAGTTGGTGCAAGTGGAGCCACCGGTAAACATGTAGTGGAGCAGTTGTTAAAGGATCAACAAAAAGTTAGGGTGATTGTCCGTTCCCCTGATAAATTACCTGAACATTGGAAAAAGAATGAACAGCTATCGATCATCCAAGGGAGTGTATCAGATTTTACCGTTAATGAAATGGCGGAATACATTCAGGGTTGCCAGGCGGTCGCTTCTTGTTTAGGCCATTCTGTGAATTTGAAAGGACTTTATGGGAAACCACGAAGACTAGTTACGGATACAGTCGAGCTCCTCAGTCATGCTATAAAAAAGAATGATGCTGGTAAGCCAGTGAAATTTGTTTTGATGAATACTTCTGGAAACCGTGACAGAGATTTAGACGAGCCCATATCCAAACGTGAAAGATTAGCCATTGCACTTCTTCGATTAGTATTGCCTCCTCATGTAGACAATGAAAAAGCTGCAGATTATTTACGGACCCAGGTTGGTCAAAACTCTAATTTCATGGAGTGGGTAGCTGTTCGTCCAGATGGTTTAGTAAATGAAGAGCATGTCACCGAGTATGAAGTTTACCCTTCACCTATACGAAGTGCGATTTTTGACGCTGGAACTGTAAGTCGAATTAACGTAGGGCATTTCATGGCAAAATTGATGGAGGATCAGGAACTTTGGAATAAATGGAAAGGACAAATGCCGGTGATTTATAGCAAAACTTCCTAA
- a CDS encoding sodium:solute symporter family protein produces the protein MSWIDLGIFLAYMLAMLGVGFFYMKKNTDQEDYYVGGRNIGSWHIGLSVVATDVGGGFSIGLGGLGFAMGISGSWMLFTGLLGAWLAAVLLIPRVKSDPAFSNFFTFPQIIGHLYNSNAARVAAVICFLGYLGFTSSQLLAGAKLASGTFEALDLHYALLIMGGIAVIYTVMGGLKAVIYTDTIQWIILMLGLMFIGVPMAYHFVGGWEGISSTLPASFFSFSNLSWQDLANWGITIVPIWFVGMTLYQRIFAARDVQSAKKAWFIAGLFEWPIMAFLGVSLGLLSRVAVEQGVLEGFGLGMDPEMGLPVLLSQILPAGILGLMMSAYFSAVLSTADSCLMAASGNLTTDLLGRFMKGKTHKQEIRLSQILTLIIGGVAILIAWQMTEVLSLMLYSYAFMVSGLLIPVIGGLFFNQNNGTAAVVSMIAGGAVTAGLTIAEVALPFDLDANLFGLLISLLAFLSVTYFQKLNSSKLKSI, from the coding sequence ATGAGTTGGATAGATCTGGGGATCTTTTTGGCCTACATGCTGGCAATGCTAGGTGTGGGATTTTTTTACATGAAGAAAAACACAGATCAGGAGGATTATTACGTAGGAGGGAGGAATATAGGTAGTTGGCATATTGGACTTTCCGTCGTAGCTACTGATGTAGGAGGAGGATTTTCAATAGGTTTGGGCGGATTGGGTTTTGCCATGGGGATTTCAGGATCCTGGATGCTTTTTACCGGATTATTGGGAGCTTGGTTAGCAGCCGTTTTATTGATACCAAGAGTCAAGTCTGATCCTGCATTTTCAAATTTTTTCACTTTCCCACAAATTATTGGGCATCTCTATAATTCCAATGCAGCAAGAGTCGCAGCAGTCATTTGTTTTTTGGGCTACCTGGGATTTACTTCTTCACAGTTGTTGGCAGGAGCGAAATTGGCTTCAGGGACATTTGAAGCATTAGACTTGCATTATGCCTTACTTATTATGGGTGGTATTGCGGTGATCTATACCGTGATGGGTGGATTGAAAGCGGTGATCTACACAGACACCATTCAATGGATCATCTTGATGCTAGGGTTGATGTTTATCGGCGTACCCATGGCTTACCATTTTGTCGGTGGTTGGGAAGGAATTTCAAGCACACTTCCAGCATCTTTCTTTTCCTTTTCAAACCTAAGTTGGCAAGATTTAGCCAATTGGGGAATTACTATTGTCCCAATTTGGTTTGTAGGTATGACGCTCTATCAACGGATCTTTGCAGCGAGGGACGTTCAATCAGCAAAAAAGGCCTGGTTTATTGCAGGTCTATTTGAATGGCCGATCATGGCTTTCCTTGGAGTTTCATTAGGTCTACTTTCCAGAGTGGCGGTAGAGCAGGGAGTATTGGAAGGCTTTGGTCTGGGGATGGACCCTGAAATGGGATTACCAGTCTTACTAAGCCAGATCTTGCCGGCAGGGATATTGGGACTGATGATGTCCGCTTATTTCTCAGCGGTGCTTTCTACTGCGGATTCCTGTTTGATGGCCGCATCGGGTAATCTTACCACAGATTTATTGGGTAGATTTATGAAAGGAAAGACACACAAGCAAGAAATTCGCTTAAGTCAAATCCTTACGCTAATCATTGGTGGAGTAGCTATTCTAATTGCATGGCAAATGACAGAAGTGCTTAGCCTGATGTTATATAGTTATGCATTTATGGTATCGGGACTATTAATCCCGGTCATTGGAGGATTGTTTTTTAATCAAAACAATGGGACTGCTGCAGTAGTTTCTATGATTGCCGGGGGGGCGGTCACGGCTGGCCTGACGATTGCAGAAGTAGCTCTACCTTTCGATTTGGATGCCAATTTATTTGGGCTCCTAATCTCTTTACTGGCATTTTTGTCAGTAACTTATTTTCAAAAATTAAATAGTTCAAAGTTAAAATCTATATGA
- a CDS encoding GNAT family N-acetyltransferase gives MIKLETLSAIDSATFLQKNEIADFLFHHLGKYGDPKDDIMKCLDYALDQGLHAGGFVVMAREKGKIVGALVMNKTGMSGYIPENILVYIAVDESQRGKGIGGKLMEMAIKMANGAIALHVEPDNPAKKLYERLGFTNKYLEMRLTK, from the coding sequence ATGATCAAGCTAGAAACACTTTCAGCGATTGATTCCGCTACTTTCCTGCAAAAAAATGAAATTGCAGATTTCCTTTTCCATCACCTTGGCAAATACGGAGATCCTAAAGATGACATCATGAAATGTCTTGACTATGCTTTGGACCAAGGGCTCCATGCAGGGGGATTTGTTGTGATGGCTAGAGAAAAAGGGAAAATTGTAGGGGCTCTGGTAATGAACAAAACCGGAATGTCTGGATATATTCCTGAGAATATATTAGTTTATATAGCCGTAGATGAGTCCCAAAGAGGGAAAGGCATCGGAGGAAAGTTGATGGAAATGGCTATTAAAATGGCCAATGGAGCTATTGCTCTCCACGTAGAACCTGATAATCCAGCTAAAAAGCTGTATGAAAGACTTGGCTTTACCAACAAATATCTCGAGATGAGATTAACAAAATAA
- a CDS encoding alanine racemase translates to MAYLTLNKTKLKTNFEFLKKLFDEKSISWGVVSKLLCGNRTFLEELINLGVREIHDSRISNLAMVKTINPDVQTVYIKPVSKRNVGKMVEFADVSLNSELDTIHWISEEAVLQKKKHKIIIMVETGDLREGVMGEQLVEFYSQIFQLPNIEVIGLGTNLNCLNGVMPSTDKLIQLSLYKQIIELKFNKKIPWVSAGTSVTIPLILNHQLPLGINHFRVGETLYFGLDLFEEKLIEGMKADVFELHAEIIEMQEKPMLPVGNLAANPQGEVAEIDTELYGKSSFRAILDIGLLDVDPKYLIPKDQSFEILGASSDMIIINLGENPAEYKVGDTLNFELKYMGALGLLNSDYVDKKVIS, encoded by the coding sequence ATGGCTTATCTGACTTTAAATAAGACCAAACTCAAAACAAATTTTGAGTTTCTCAAAAAACTTTTTGACGAGAAATCTATTTCCTGGGGAGTGGTTTCCAAGCTTCTTTGTGGAAACAGAACTTTTCTTGAGGAGTTAATCAATCTGGGTGTACGTGAAATTCACGATAGTAGGATTAGTAATTTAGCCATGGTTAAAACTATTAATCCTGATGTTCAAACCGTATACATCAAACCTGTTTCTAAGCGAAATGTGGGAAAAATGGTGGAATTTGCCGATGTGAGTCTGAACAGTGAGTTAGATACAATTCACTGGATCAGCGAGGAGGCAGTGCTTCAAAAAAAGAAGCATAAAATTATCATCATGGTTGAGACCGGAGATCTTCGTGAAGGAGTAATGGGGGAACAATTAGTGGAATTTTATTCCCAGATTTTTCAATTGCCCAATATTGAAGTAATCGGATTAGGCACCAATTTAAATTGCCTAAACGGGGTCATGCCTTCTACCGATAAATTGATTCAGCTTTCGCTTTACAAGCAAATCATCGAATTAAAATTCAACAAAAAAATACCTTGGGTTTCGGCAGGAACTTCCGTGACTATTCCCTTGATTTTAAACCATCAATTGCCTTTGGGAATTAATCATTTTAGAGTGGGTGAAACCCTTTATTTTGGTCTGGACCTATTTGAAGAAAAGCTGATTGAGGGGATGAAAGCAGATGTGTTTGAACTGCATGCAGAAATTATTGAAATGCAGGAAAAACCCATGTTACCAGTTGGGAATCTGGCAGCTAACCCTCAAGGAGAGGTGGCGGAGATCGATACTGAACTCTATGGGAAAAGCTCATTCCGAGCTATTTTGGATATCGGACTATTGGATGTAGATCCAAAATACCTGATCCCGAAAGATCAGAGCTTTGAAATATTGGGAGCAAGTTCGGATATGATCATTATCAATTTGGGAGAAAACCCTGCAGAATATAAAGTAGGAGACACCTTGAATTTTGAATTGAAGTACATGGGGGCGCTAGGTTTGTTGAACTCCGATTATGTAGATAAAAAAGTCATCAGCTAG
- a CDS encoding porin family protein, which produces MKKLLLVIALGFIGISATQAQTKYLGGFGIRGGANLFNFGGSDVEENDYTNRVGFHAGIYTMMFATDRFAIEPGIYYSVKGTQNNDAVDSRAIFNYVDVPVLFRLYPSEGFNIFAGPQISFLASSKYEGDFFGSTISFEGDNAKETDLGLVFGVGYNLPKGFNVQGSYDYGMTPIFKNSDADVFNRGFKISLGYTF; this is translated from the coding sequence ATGAAAAAGTTATTGTTAGTAATCGCCCTTGGATTTATTGGGATTTCAGCCACACAAGCCCAAACAAAATATTTAGGTGGTTTTGGTATAAGAGGAGGTGCCAATTTATTCAATTTTGGAGGTTCTGATGTAGAAGAAAATGACTATACCAACCGAGTAGGATTTCATGCTGGTATTTATACCATGATGTTTGCCACCGATCGTTTTGCTATTGAGCCAGGAATCTATTATTCCGTAAAAGGAACTCAAAATAATGATGCAGTAGATAGCCGTGCCATCTTTAATTATGTGGATGTGCCAGTATTGTTCAGACTTTATCCATCTGAAGGATTCAATATTTTTGCCGGTCCACAGATTTCATTTCTTGCCAGCTCAAAATATGAAGGTGACTTCTTTGGCTCTACTATTTCCTTTGAAGGGGATAACGCCAAAGAAACTGATTTGGGACTGGTCTTTGGTGTAGGTTATAATCTTCCTAAAGGCTTTAATGTGCAGGGATCCTATGATTATGGAATGACTCCGATCTTTAAAAACAGTGATGCGGATGTGTTTAATCGTGGGTTTAAGATTTCTCTAGGGTATACATTCTAA
- a CDS encoding SO2930 family diheme c-type cytochrome produces the protein MLKITSRILGLAGICLFISCKESTQEPEQPPKEPLQEELADGEYPYRRLSTYGFFEGEMKNLQASSSILPYEPASSLFTDYALKSRFISIPTSEKVKIHEGNFQFPTGTILIKNFYYPADFNKPEENLKIIETRLLIHSEKGWEAFPYIWNEEQTDAVLKVVGGELEVKFIQKNGEEQVINYLIPNKNQCKTCHNSSEELAPIGVKIKHLNHEVSIGQKIQNQLTYWKEKGVLEGFDGPDEHPSLVNYADETQALSDRAMAYLDINCSHCHQSEGPASTSGLFLQFDQKDPMKLGVMKTPVAAGNGAGAFDYDIVPGKAEESIITYRMNSTEVGIAMPELGRTTIHQEGVALIREWINSMDK, from the coding sequence ATGCTAAAAATTACTTCAAGAATCCTCGGATTGGCAGGTATTTGCCTGTTTATCTCTTGCAAAGAGTCTACCCAAGAACCTGAACAACCTCCAAAAGAACCTCTCCAAGAAGAGCTGGCAGATGGGGAATATCCGTATCGAAGGTTATCTACCTATGGTTTTTTTGAAGGAGAAATGAAAAATCTCCAAGCATCCTCTTCTATTTTACCCTATGAACCAGCATCCTCCCTTTTCACGGATTATGCCCTTAAAAGCAGGTTTATTTCAATACCTACCTCCGAAAAAGTGAAGATTCATGAAGGGAACTTTCAGTTTCCTACCGGTACGATCCTGATCAAAAACTTTTACTACCCTGCTGATTTCAATAAGCCAGAAGAGAATTTAAAAATCATTGAAACAAGACTATTGATTCATTCAGAAAAGGGCTGGGAAGCATTTCCTTATATCTGGAATGAGGAACAGACGGATGCAGTCCTAAAAGTTGTAGGAGGAGAACTAGAGGTTAAATTCATTCAAAAGAATGGAGAAGAGCAAGTGATCAATTATTTAATTCCGAATAAAAACCAGTGCAAGACCTGTCATAATAGTTCGGAGGAATTAGCACCAATTGGCGTAAAAATCAAACACCTGAATCATGAGGTAAGTATAGGTCAAAAAATTCAAAACCAATTGACCTATTGGAAGGAGAAGGGAGTCCTTGAAGGATTTGATGGGCCTGATGAGCATCCTTCCTTGGTGAATTACGCAGATGAGACACAAGCTTTATCGGATCGAGCCATGGCCTACTTAGACATCAATTGCTCCCATTGTCATCAATCTGAAGGCCCTGCCAGCACATCTGGGCTTTTTTTACAATTTGATCAAAAAGACCCCATGAAACTTGGGGTAATGAAAACCCCGGTAGCAGCAGGAAATGGAGCAGGGGCTTTTGATTATGACATAGTCCCAGGAAAGGCTGAGGAATCAATCATTACCTACCGAATGAATTCCACGGAAGTGGGAATTGCCATGCCTGAATTGGGCAGGACTACCATCCATCAAGAAGGGGTCGCATTGATCCGGGAATGGATTAATTCTATGGACAAATAG
- a CDS encoding parallel beta-helix domain-containing protein → MKHFIQLPLFVLFLILAACSSRSNEQTFDSSKLPRATEAQVEKLVEDFIMVEDGGTITIEPLFYDLKTQLILDNKKNIKIIGAGMDQSVLSFRNLKTGGEGVKIVGENILIENFSVEDAPGDGIKSQHTDGITFRKLNVTWTNGDKSKNGTYAIYPVQCKNVVIDGCIASHSKDAGIYVGQSENIIVKNSLAFGNVAGIEIENCDNAEVFDNVARDNAGGILVFNLPGLPKSDGRGTKIYNNEVIDNNHENFATPLGDGPNGNTVTMIPPGSGIILLAAKEVEIFNNKIHRNKTTGLAIASYQITGFPAEAPNWSPYSHDIYVHDNSYERTLKIPDLTRELGQLISVYNAHGKAKTQDIVYDGIWDTEISDKIETNPMRICLQEKGMDKLHFTMFYLMDGEDNIESFKDYNPFQGCNVNVSTDVSNLASL, encoded by the coding sequence ATGAAACATTTTATTCAACTTCCACTTTTCGTTCTTTTTTTGATCCTGGCAGCTTGTAGTAGCCGATCTAATGAACAGACCTTTGACTCTTCCAAATTACCAAGAGCCACGGAAGCACAAGTGGAAAAATTGGTGGAAGATTTCATTATGGTAGAAGATGGAGGGACTATTACTATTGAACCTCTTTTCTACGATCTGAAAACCCAGCTGATCTTAGACAATAAAAAGAACATCAAGATCATTGGAGCAGGAATGGATCAATCCGTTCTTTCATTCAGAAATTTAAAAACCGGAGGGGAAGGAGTCAAAATTGTAGGAGAGAATATCCTGATAGAAAACTTCAGCGTCGAGGATGCTCCGGGAGACGGGATTAAATCCCAGCACACCGATGGGATTACTTTCCGGAAATTGAACGTTACTTGGACGAATGGAGATAAATCCAAAAATGGAACATATGCCATATATCCGGTACAATGTAAAAATGTGGTAATCGATGGATGCATTGCCTCTCATTCAAAAGATGCAGGTATTTATGTAGGACAATCTGAAAATATCATTGTCAAGAATTCACTTGCCTTTGGTAACGTAGCAGGTATAGAAATAGAAAATTGTGACAATGCAGAGGTATTTGACAATGTAGCCAGAGACAATGCCGGTGGCATATTGGTTTTCAATCTTCCGGGACTTCCTAAATCTGACGGAAGGGGAACCAAAATCTACAACAATGAAGTCATTGACAATAACCATGAAAACTTTGCTACTCCACTAGGAGATGGTCCGAATGGAAATACTGTTACCATGATCCCACCGGGGTCGGGTATCATCTTATTGGCAGCCAAAGAAGTAGAGATTTTCAACAATAAAATCCATAGGAATAAAACCACTGGTTTGGCTATTGCCAGCTATCAGATTACTGGTTTCCCAGCAGAAGCTCCAAATTGGTCTCCTTATTCCCATGACATTTATGTGCATGACAATAGCTATGAACGCACGCTTAAAATCCCTGATTTAACACGAGAACTAGGACAATTGATTTCGGTGTATAATGCCCATGGCAAAGCAAAGACCCAGGATATCGTTTACGATGGAATCTGGGACACAGAAATCAGCGATAAAATAGAAACCAATCCCATGCGAATTTGCCTGCAGGAAAAGGGAATGGATAAACTCCATTTTACCATGTTTTATCTGATGGATGGAGAGGACAACATCGAATCTTTCAAAGATTACAACCCATTTCAAGGATGTAATGTGAATGTATCTACTGACGTATCCAACTTGGCTTCTCTTTAA
- a CDS encoding Crp/Fnr family transcriptional regulator, with amino-acid sequence MEKILGIFDKFPFLSDSAKTGFLSNLEEVEFNKGDLLAKEGEVSQYLYYFSEGAARSYYSRNNRDITVSFTLDGEFVTAMHSFITRKPSYENIETLEKSKAYRISHNTLENMFVNYPETERAYRLILEEYYIVLEEQQIFSKFKTARERYLELMEYRPKVIQKASVGHIASYLDMSIETLSRIRSKI; translated from the coding sequence ATGGAAAAGATTCTTGGCATTTTTGACAAATTCCCATTTTTGAGCGACAGCGCAAAGACCGGTTTTTTGAGCAATCTCGAAGAGGTAGAGTTCAACAAGGGAGATTTGCTGGCCAAAGAAGGCGAAGTGAGCCAATATTTGTATTACTTTTCTGAAGGAGCTGCCAGAAGTTATTATAGTAGAAACAATAGAGACATTACTGTTTCTTTCACCTTGGATGGCGAATTTGTTACTGCCATGCATTCCTTTATCACCAGGAAGCCATCCTATGAAAACATCGAGACCTTAGAAAAAAGTAAGGCTTATCGAATTTCACATAATACACTTGAGAACATGTTTGTGAATTATCCTGAAACAGAGCGTGCCTATCGCTTGATTTTAGAGGAATATTACATCGTACTTGAGGAGCAACAAATATTCTCCAAATTCAAGACTGCAAGAGAGCGATATTTAGAACTCATGGAGTATAGACCCAAGGTTATTCAGAAAGCTTCTGTAGGTCATATTGCTTCCTATTTGGATATGAGCATTGAAACCTTGAGTAGAATCAGAAGTAAAATCTAA
- a CDS encoding outer membrane beta-barrel protein has product MRVLFLLLLSFGLISLVHGQAGIRAGLSSSNITNSNVNARLGAHGGVYYRLELGFFAIEPGVQFSQKGFRGNDRNTGKIIYERFNYVDAPLLIRINFFPDIHLFVGPQMSWLMSRKYELEGVVDTNMDAFPKTEFGGVGGIGIHLPYGLNVQASFDIARNDLGEYYPNRRNKGLKLSLGFDFF; this is encoded by the coding sequence ATGAGGGTTCTTTTTCTACTCCTTTTATCTTTTGGTCTAATAAGTTTAGTACATGGACAAGCAGGGATTAGAGCAGGGTTAAGCTCCAGTAATATTACCAACTCAAATGTCAATGCTAGGTTGGGGGCACATGGAGGGGTATATTACCGCCTTGAATTAGGTTTTTTTGCAATTGAGCCCGGTGTTCAATTTTCCCAAAAAGGCTTTCGAGGAAATGATAGAAATACAGGGAAAATTATCTACGAGCGATTCAACTATGTAGATGCTCCTTTGTTGATCAGGATCAACTTTTTTCCGGATATTCATTTATTCGTAGGGCCACAAATGTCTTGGTTGATGTCCAGAAAATATGAGCTGGAAGGAGTCGTGGATACGAATATGGATGCATTCCCAAAGACTGAGTTTGGTGGAGTGGGCGGTATAGGAATTCATTTACCTTATGGATTGAATGTTCAAGCCAGCTTTGATATTGCGAGAAATGATCTAGGAGAATATTATCCAAATAGAAGAAATAAAGGATTGAAGCTTTCTTTGGGCTTTGATTTCTTTTAA
- a CDS encoding porin family protein — protein sequence MKKILFLILTLGFIGAAQAQFGLRAGLSSANFSNTNYDAKLGFHAGGYYKFDLGIFAVEPGIQYSQRGYEGVESSSGDEINEKLNYIDVPVLVRFDFLPIVNVFAGPQASILASRKYSLGGNTSTSTDVIRGYDVGGVVGVGVNLPLGFNVQASYDFGLTSLNYFDTNVKNRLLKLSLGIDL from the coding sequence ATGAAAAAAATCTTGTTTTTGATATTGACCCTAGGGTTTATTGGTGCAGCACAGGCTCAATTTGGATTAAGAGCGGGGTTAAGTTCCGCTAACTTCTCAAATACAAACTATGATGCCAAGCTAGGTTTTCATGCCGGAGGGTATTATAAATTTGACTTGGGGATATTTGCAGTGGAACCGGGTATCCAATATTCTCAAAGAGGATATGAAGGTGTAGAAAGTTCATCAGGAGATGAGATCAATGAAAAATTAAATTACATCGATGTTCCGGTCTTGGTACGGTTTGATTTTCTCCCAATTGTCAATGTGTTTGCAGGGCCTCAGGCTTCTATCTTAGCTTCCCGAAAATATTCCTTAGGAGGTAATACCTCTACAAGTACGGATGTGATCAGAGGCTATGATGTTGGTGGCGTAGTAGGTGTAGGAGTCAATCTGCCTTTAGGATTTAATGTACAGGCCAGCTATGATTTTGGATTGACTAGTTTAAATTATTTTGATACCAACGTCAAAAACAGACTACTCAAATTGTCTTTAGGAATTGACCTTTAA
- the ruvC gene encoding crossover junction endodeoxyribonuclease RuvC — MSKEVKNTAKEKIILGIDPGTTVMGYGLIKTEGKKYELLQYGVIHLKKYDSHELKLKKIFERITGIIEEYLPDSVALEAPFYGVNVQSMLKLGRAQGVAMAAALAREIPITEYSPKKVKQSVTGNGNASKEQVAAMLQTLFKLTEIPKMLDATDALAVALCHHFHEGRTQTRGRSQGWKSFIEENPNRVKK; from the coding sequence GTGAGTAAAGAAGTGAAAAATACGGCTAAGGAAAAAATCATTTTAGGCATAGATCCAGGGACTACGGTCATGGGTTATGGATTAATAAAAACAGAAGGCAAGAAATATGAACTGCTTCAATATGGAGTCATTCATTTGAAGAAATATGATTCTCACGAATTAAAGCTCAAGAAAATTTTTGAAAGAATCACTGGGATCATTGAAGAGTATTTACCGGATAGTGTTGCACTGGAAGCCCCATTTTATGGAGTTAATGTACAATCTATGTTGAAATTGGGCAGAGCTCAAGGAGTAGCAATGGCCGCAGCTTTGGCAAGAGAAATTCCAATCACGGAGTATTCTCCCAAAAAAGTAAAGCAATCTGTAACCGGAAATGGAAATGCCTCCAAAGAACAAGTAGCAGCCATGCTCCAGACACTTTTCAAATTAACAGAAATCCCGAAAATGCTTGATGCAACCGATGCATTGGCAGTGGCTTTATGCCATCATTTCCACGAAGGAAGAACGCAAACCAGGGGAAGAAGTCAAGGTTGGAAATCCTTTATAGAAGAAAATCCAAATCGAGTGAAAAAATAA